One window of Polyangiaceae bacterium genomic DNA carries:
- a CDS encoding class I SAM-dependent RNA methyltransferase: MSRECGGCPWIDQELDGQRLRKLDSLRRAFADLGVTPPEPSFVRAGSDLGYRNRLRLRIDAQGEVVFFNPKKLTSCAVLVPGLAHAVATLQALGPLEGLATAEHLELRVGDDGSIGLCMYAPSVPTSTVREALTRALPEGWRVGFAQDAALPTLEYFLEESDAGCFAYSVPLSSFVQVNSAVSRALVAAVRGLVRAAEVGSFNDLFCGSGNFSLPLLADGLSGASFEVDAHAIAALQRGAAALPGQAALRHHAEVADARNITDRLEPRELLLANPPRAGLKLDAKAAPALASRATRVIALCSCSPSSLARDLALLLPCGFELRGLSAFDMFPHTAHLETLAWLERS; this comes from the coding sequence GTGTCCCGGGAGTGTGGCGGCTGTCCCTGGATCGACCAGGAACTCGACGGCCAGCGTCTGCGGAAGCTCGACTCGTTGCGGCGTGCCTTCGCAGACCTGGGAGTGACGCCACCCGAGCCGAGCTTCGTGCGCGCCGGTTCTGACCTCGGCTATCGCAACCGACTGCGACTCCGTATCGACGCTCAGGGCGAAGTGGTGTTCTTCAACCCGAAGAAGCTAACTAGCTGCGCGGTGCTGGTGCCCGGACTAGCTCATGCGGTCGCGACGCTGCAGGCGCTTGGTCCTCTGGAGGGACTCGCCACAGCAGAACACCTGGAGCTGCGCGTAGGTGACGACGGGAGTATCGGGCTCTGCATGTATGCGCCCAGCGTGCCTACCTCCACAGTTCGTGAGGCCCTGACCCGCGCGCTCCCAGAAGGCTGGCGTGTAGGGTTCGCTCAGGACGCTGCACTGCCTACCCTGGAGTACTTCCTCGAGGAATCGGATGCGGGCTGCTTTGCCTACAGCGTGCCCCTGTCGAGCTTCGTGCAGGTGAACAGCGCCGTCAGTCGCGCCCTCGTGGCCGCAGTGCGTGGACTGGTGCGCGCGGCGGAGGTCGGCAGCTTCAACGATCTGTTCTGTGGTTCGGGTAACTTCAGCTTGCCTCTGCTCGCCGATGGTCTGAGCGGCGCGTCGTTCGAGGTCGACGCACACGCAATCGCCGCTTTGCAGCGCGGCGCCGCGGCGCTGCCGGGGCAAGCTGCGCTCAGGCACCACGCCGAAGTCGCAGACGCGAGGAACATCACCGATCGACTCGAGCCGCGTGAGTTGCTCTTGGCGAACCCGCCGCGCGCGGGGCTGAAGCTCGACGCCAAGGCTGCGCCGGCCCTAGCAAGCCGCGCGACACGTGTGATCGCTCTTTGCTCTTGCAGCCCGAGCAGCTTGGCGCGGGATCTGGCACTCCTATTACCGTGTGGATTCGAGCTTCGCGGTCTATCGGCGTTCGATATGTTCCCTCACACCGCGCATCTGGAGACCCTCGCCTGGCTCGAGCGCAGTTGA